Proteins encoded together in one Gemmatimonadota bacterium DH-78 window:
- the pyrH gene encoding UMP kinase yields the protein MSEQAQPAFGRVLLKLSGEALAGDRGFGIEPSVVDRITDEIRAIHHMGVALGVVIGGGNIVRGALASQKGMDRVQADYMGMLATIINALAVQDLLERKGVEVRVMTAIRMEEIAEPYIRRRAMRHMEKGRVVLFAGGTGNPYFSTDTAAVLRAIEMESDVVIKATKVRGVFTSDPTKNPDAEFLPTVSFHEVMTRELAVMDAAAVSLCKENDLPIIVLNLEDRGTVSAAVRGDRVGTLVS from the coding sequence ATGTCCGAGCAGGCACAGCCCGCCTTCGGTCGCGTACTCCTGAAGCTGTCGGGTGAGGCGCTGGCCGGCGACCGAGGCTTCGGGATCGAACCATCCGTCGTCGACCGCATCACCGACGAGATCCGCGCGATCCACCACATGGGAGTGGCGCTCGGGGTCGTGATCGGGGGAGGCAACATCGTGCGCGGGGCTCTGGCCTCGCAGAAGGGCATGGATCGGGTGCAGGCCGACTACATGGGCATGCTGGCCACGATCATCAATGCGCTGGCGGTGCAGGACCTGCTCGAGCGGAAGGGGGTGGAGGTGCGCGTGATGACGGCGATCCGGATGGAGGAGATCGCCGAGCCCTACATCCGCCGGCGGGCGATGCGCCACATGGAGAAGGGTCGGGTGGTGCTGTTCGCGGGGGGCACCGGCAATCCGTATTTCTCCACCGATACCGCCGCGGTGCTCCGGGCCATCGAGATGGAGTCGGACGTCGTGATCAAGGCGACGAAGGTGCGGGGCGTCTTCACCTCCGACCCCACCAAGAATCCCGACGCGGAGTTTCTGCCGACGGTGTCGTTCCACGAGGTGATGACCCGCGAACTGGCGGTGATGGACGCTGCCGCGGTTTCGCTCTGCAAGGAGAACGACCTGCCGATCATCGTGCTCAACCTCGAGGATCGGGGCACGGTATCGGCCGCGGTGCGCGGCGATCGGGTCGGAACCCTGGTTTCGTAG
- the frr gene encoding ribosome recycling factor has product MSSLKEARSRMTDALEALRREFATVRTGKASPALLDTVRVEAYGSKMPLNQVASIQTPDGSLLVVQPFDKSLLGEIEKGIQMADLGLNPSNDGTLIRIPIPPLTEERRKEFVKVLHKMAEDARVSVRHARKGARDEVQQALKDHEIGEDDGHRQLDEIDKVTHEFTDKIDELLKRKEHEVMAI; this is encoded by the coding sequence ATGTCGTCGTTGAAGGAAGCTCGGTCGCGCATGACGGATGCCCTCGAGGCGCTTCGGCGCGAGTTCGCCACCGTTCGGACGGGCAAGGCGAGCCCCGCGCTGCTCGACACGGTGCGTGTGGAGGCGTACGGGTCGAAGATGCCGCTGAATCAGGTGGCGTCGATCCAGACCCCGGACGGATCGCTCCTGGTGGTCCAGCCCTTCGACAAGTCGCTGCTGGGCGAGATCGAGAAGGGCATTCAGATGGCCGACCTCGGGCTCAACCCGAGCAACGACGGCACCCTGATCCGGATTCCGATTCCGCCACTCACCGAGGAGAGGCGCAAGGAGTTCGTGAAGGTGCTGCACAAGATGGCCGAGGACGCCCGCGTTTCGGTGCGCCACGCCCGAAAGGGTGCGCGCGACGAAGTGCAGCAGGCGCTGAAGGATCACGAGATCGGCGAGGACGACGGACACCGTCAGCTCGACGAGATCGACAAGGTCACGCACGAATTCACGGACAAGATCGACGAGCTCCTGAAGCGGAAGGAGCACGAGGTCATGGCGATCTGA
- the uppS gene encoding polyprenyl diphosphate synthase, translated as MSSETLERIRLGGGVPRHVAVIMDGNGRWAVQRGMPRHAGHRHGMSAVREAVEGAREAGVEILTLFAFSTENWQRPSTEIGALMALLRLYAEKERRELRKQGVEVHVLGALDRLDEGTRKAVDAIVDGTRGGDALRLNLMISYSGREELLRAMRSIARDAVAGDVDPEAIDEDAVERKLFTAGLPDPDLLIRTSGEFRISNFLLWQLAYTEIHVSPVLWPEFTREDLFQAVLDYQGRERRFGRVTAGEG; from the coding sequence ATGTCGTCCGAGACTCTCGAGCGGATTCGCCTCGGCGGAGGGGTGCCGCGTCATGTGGCCGTCATCATGGACGGCAACGGTCGCTGGGCCGTGCAGCGCGGGATGCCCCGTCACGCGGGCCATCGGCACGGCATGAGTGCCGTGCGCGAGGCGGTGGAGGGCGCCCGCGAGGCGGGAGTGGAGATCCTCACCCTCTTCGCTTTCTCCACCGAGAACTGGCAGCGGCCGTCCACCGAGATCGGTGCCCTCATGGCGTTGCTTCGGCTCTATGCGGAGAAGGAGCGTCGGGAGCTGCGCAAGCAGGGGGTGGAGGTGCACGTTCTCGGGGCCCTCGATCGACTGGACGAGGGCACGCGCAAGGCGGTCGACGCGATCGTCGACGGCACCCGGGGCGGCGACGCGTTGCGGCTCAACCTGATGATCTCGTACAGCGGCCGGGAAGAACTCCTGCGCGCGATGCGCTCGATCGCCAGAGATGCGGTGGCGGGGGATGTCGATCCCGAGGCGATCGACGAGGATGCGGTGGAGCGGAAGCTCTTCACGGCGGGGCTCCCCGATCCGGACCTGCTCATTCGGACGTCGGGCGAGTTTCGCATCTCCAACTTCCTGCTGTGGCAGCTCGCCTACACCGAGATCCACGTGTCTCCGGTCCTCTGGCCGGAGTTCACCCGCGAGGACCTCTTCCAGGCCGTGCTCGACTACCAGGGGCGCGAACGCCGCTTCGGGCGTGTGACCGCGGGGGAGGGATGA
- a CDS encoding phosphatidate cytidylyltransferase, producing the protein MKPGELWRRVAVAVLGIPAILAALYFGGWVLGGMFALFAAVGAWEFYRMVEARGGRPYTAIGVPLAAAVVLLATATPRFDEVAGPILALLLFGGLILLGQSVWRRWPEGHPLDDTASTLLGVLYTGGALAFVPLLRALPDTLGVATDPWRASAFVLLPLLTTWAGDSAAYFVGNAIGRTRLAPHASPGKTVEGALAGLVGSVAAAALVAAWGPAQFGAAALTIPMALAVGAVLGAGAQIGDLAESVLKRDAGVKDSGSLLPGHGGALDRLDSLLFAFPLAWLLLGVPGVLG; encoded by the coding sequence ATGAAGCCCGGCGAGTTGTGGCGCCGGGTGGCGGTGGCGGTCCTCGGGATCCCGGCGATCCTGGCCGCGCTCTACTTCGGGGGCTGGGTGCTGGGCGGGATGTTCGCTCTCTTCGCGGCGGTGGGCGCCTGGGAGTTCTATCGGATGGTCGAGGCCCGCGGGGGCCGTCCGTACACGGCCATCGGCGTGCCTCTGGCCGCCGCGGTCGTCCTGCTCGCTACGGCCACGCCGCGCTTCGACGAGGTGGCCGGGCCCATTCTCGCGCTGCTGCTCTTCGGCGGGCTCATTCTGCTGGGCCAGTCCGTCTGGAGGCGCTGGCCCGAGGGGCATCCGCTCGACGACACCGCCTCGACGTTGCTGGGCGTGCTCTACACCGGCGGGGCGCTCGCCTTCGTCCCCCTGCTGCGTGCACTCCCCGACACCCTCGGGGTGGCCACCGACCCCTGGCGGGCCTCCGCCTTCGTTCTGCTGCCCCTGCTGACCACCTGGGCGGGCGATTCGGCCGCCTACTTCGTCGGCAACGCGATCGGTCGCACCCGGCTCGCCCCGCACGCCAGTCCGGGCAAGACGGTGGAAGGCGCTCTGGCCGGTCTGGTGGGGTCGGTGGCGGCCGCGGCGCTCGTGGCCGCCTGGGGACCGGCGCAGTTCGGCGCCGCCGCGCTCACCATTCCGATGGCGCTGGCGGTGGGGGCGGTGCTCGGTGCCGGCGCTCAGATCGGCGATCTCGCCGAGTCGGTGCTCAAGCGTGACGCCGGGGTGAAGGACTCCGGATCGCTCCTGCCCGGCCACGGGGGCGCGCTCGATCGACTCGACTCGCTCCTCTTCGCCTTTCCTCTGGCCTGGCTTCTGCTCGGTGTGCCCGGGGTGCTCGGATGA
- the dxr gene encoding 1-deoxy-D-xylulose-5-phosphate reductoisomerase, producing the protein MIRIALLGATGSIGRSTLEVVRRHPERFRVVAVTARRSLPALREIVEEFRPERAVVADREVLAAAGGPGVRGGTEWLGGPEALVEVAGRDDVDVVVNALVGAAGLEATLAALRAGRRLALANKESLVAGGALVRRCLEEGGGELVPVDSEHSAILQCIEGAAPEAVARVVLTASGGPFRGRTRDELAHVGPEAALRHPTWNMGAKITIDSATLANKALEVIEAEMLYRLGYDRIGAVVHPQSIVHSFVEFVDGSVLAQVGEPTMEIPILYALTYPERVPDAALRGFDPVACSPLTFEEIDHEAFPLFSLGVTAGRRGGLAPAAFNAGNEIAVAAFLEGRVSFIGMAPVVEAALAAVGGSSPTSTDEVWEADREARRAARAAVERIKERTA; encoded by the coding sequence ATGATCCGGATCGCCCTTCTGGGTGCGACGGGCTCCATCGGTCGCTCCACCCTGGAAGTCGTGCGCCGCCACCCCGAGCGCTTTCGAGTGGTGGCGGTGACCGCGCGCCGGTCCCTGCCGGCGCTGCGCGAGATCGTCGAGGAGTTTCGTCCCGAGCGCGCCGTGGTGGCCGACCGCGAGGTGCTCGCCGCGGCCGGCGGGCCCGGGGTGCGCGGGGGCACGGAGTGGCTCGGAGGGCCCGAGGCGCTGGTCGAGGTGGCCGGTCGCGACGATGTGGACGTGGTCGTGAACGCGCTCGTGGGCGCTGCGGGGCTCGAGGCCACGCTGGCCGCGCTGCGGGCGGGCCGGCGGCTCGCGCTGGCGAACAAGGAGTCGCTGGTGGCGGGCGGAGCGCTGGTGCGCCGGTGTCTCGAAGAGGGAGGGGGAGAGCTGGTGCCCGTCGACTCCGAGCACTCGGCGATTCTGCAGTGCATCGAAGGAGCGGCCCCGGAGGCCGTCGCGCGGGTCGTGCTCACCGCCTCGGGTGGGCCGTTCCGCGGACGCACCCGCGACGAGCTGGCGCACGTCGGGCCCGAGGCCGCCCTGCGGCACCCCACCTGGAACATGGGCGCCAAGATCACCATCGACTCGGCCACCCTCGCCAACAAGGCGTTGGAGGTGATCGAGGCCGAGATGCTCTATCGTCTCGGCTACGATCGGATCGGCGCGGTCGTGCATCCCCAGTCCATCGTGCACTCGTTCGTGGAGTTCGTCGACGGCTCGGTCCTCGCTCAGGTGGGCGAGCCCACGATGGAGATTCCCATCCTCTACGCCCTCACCTATCCCGAGCGGGTGCCCGACGCCGCCCTGCGCGGCTTCGATCCAGTGGCCTGCTCTCCGCTCACCTTCGAAGAGATCGACCACGAGGCCTTTCCCCTTTTCTCGCTCGGGGTGACCGCGGGCCGGCGGGGGGGGCTGGCCCCGGCCGCGTTCAACGCGGGGAACGAAATCGCCGTGGCGGCGTTTCTTGAGGGGCGGGTTTCGTTCATCGGGATGGCCCCGGTGGTGGAGGCCGCGCTCGCCGCGGTGGGCGGGTCTTCGCCCACCTCCACCGACGAGGTGTGGGAGGCGGATCGGGAGGCTCGACGCGCTGCGCGGGCCGCGGTGGAACGCATCAAGGAACGCACGGCATGA
- the rseP gene encoding RIP metalloprotease RseP: MTIIATIVVLGVLIFVHELGHFAAAKSVGIEVQRFSIGLGPRVWGFTRGETEYVLSAIPLGGYVKMGGMDDEVMERVEGGAVSDEPRVPGPRDFDGKPIWARAWVISAGVIMNMLFAFAAYTFVVGWWGIPHAETTQLGLVQESILPEGTEALTDLTIGSWVTEVGGEPVEHWGEVQQALLTAPTGPTTVVTRDPAASVTIQVPADAEARRLLASALQSWTDPVIGVVAPSSPAERGGLESGDRILAVDGVAITNWWDFQALVRDRLELGTTLTIERDGRRLERIVTPAESVADDPATGEEIRVGAIGVSPFADQVFERVGWGQAVVYGWDQTVYITGVIVGFLRDLVTGGISPRSMGSIVTIGEASGQAASLGMDSFLSFMALFSINLAVLNLLPIPILDGGHLLFLAIEAVRGRALSVEQRLRWSNVGFLIIMGIMVWALGNDMLRLFGL, from the coding sequence ATGACCATCATTGCGACGATCGTCGTACTCGGAGTCCTCATCTTCGTCCACGAACTCGGACACTTCGCCGCGGCGAAGTCGGTCGGGATCGAGGTCCAGCGCTTCTCCATCGGACTGGGACCCCGGGTCTGGGGCTTCACCCGGGGGGAGACCGAGTACGTGCTCTCCGCGATCCCCCTCGGGGGCTACGTGAAGATGGGCGGGATGGACGACGAGGTGATGGAGCGCGTGGAGGGCGGAGCGGTGTCGGACGAGCCGCGGGTGCCGGGCCCGCGCGACTTCGACGGCAAGCCCATCTGGGCGCGCGCCTGGGTGATCTCGGCCGGCGTGATCATGAACATGCTGTTCGCTTTCGCCGCCTACACCTTCGTGGTGGGGTGGTGGGGAATTCCCCACGCGGAGACGACGCAGCTCGGCCTCGTCCAGGAATCGATCCTGCCCGAGGGCACCGAGGCGCTGACCGACCTCACCATCGGCAGCTGGGTAACCGAGGTGGGCGGGGAACCGGTGGAGCACTGGGGCGAGGTGCAGCAGGCGCTGCTGACCGCGCCCACCGGGCCGACCACCGTGGTCACCCGCGACCCGGCGGCCTCCGTCACGATCCAGGTGCCCGCGGATGCCGAGGCTCGGAGACTTCTGGCCTCGGCGCTTCAGTCCTGGACCGATCCGGTGATCGGCGTGGTCGCTCCCTCGTCGCCCGCCGAGCGCGGCGGGCTCGAGAGCGGAGACCGCATTCTCGCCGTCGACGGCGTCGCCATCACCAACTGGTGGGATTTTCAGGCGCTGGTTCGCGACCGGCTCGAACTGGGTACCACGCTCACGATCGAGCGGGACGGGCGCCGCCTGGAGAGGATCGTCACGCCCGCGGAATCCGTGGCCGACGACCCGGCCACGGGTGAAGAGATCCGGGTGGGCGCGATCGGCGTCAGTCCGTTCGCCGACCAGGTGTTCGAACGGGTGGGGTGGGGCCAGGCGGTGGTGTACGGATGGGATCAGACGGTGTACATCACGGGTGTGATCGTGGGCTTCCTGCGCGATCTCGTGACCGGGGGCATCTCCCCGCGATCGATGGGGAGCATCGTGACGATCGGCGAGGCGTCGGGTCAGGCCGCCTCGCTGGGCATGGACTCGTTCCTCAGCTTCATGGCGCTCTTCAGCATCAACCTCGCGGTGCTCAACCTGCTGCCGATCCCGATCCTCGACGGTGGCCACCTGCTCTTTCTGGCCATCGAGGCGGTGCGCGGGCGCGCCCTGTCGGTGGAGCAGCGGCTGCGGTGGTCGAACGTGGGCTTCCTGATCATCATGGGCATCATGGTCTGGGCCCTCGGCAACGACATGCTGAGGCTGTTCGGACTCTGA
- a CDS encoding MBL fold metallo-hydrolase, producing the protein MKVSVLGSGSGGNAILVVAGATRILVDAGFSARDLARRLEAQGEDPDGLDGILITHDHGDHTRGMGVYARRHGTPLYLTAGTRRACARLLRGGEPVKEYRAGHPFLIGDLRVEPFVTVHDAADPVGVALVDVATGCRLGVATDLGRPTAGIRHALSGCHLLVLEANHDEALLHAAPYPWSVKARIASSHGHLSNEAAARFAVELLHDELVAVVLAHLSRESNDPRLAADVVGRTLRKAGYGGHLEVALQDEPTAVLDLVELRRGSGPRQLTFL; encoded by the coding sequence GTGAAGGTGTCGGTGTTGGGGTCGGGCAGCGGAGGCAACGCGATCCTCGTGGTGGCTGGAGCCACCCGGATCCTGGTGGATGCCGGCTTCTCGGCCCGCGACCTGGCGCGGCGGCTCGAGGCGCAGGGCGAAGACCCGGACGGTCTCGACGGCATCCTCATCACGCACGACCACGGGGATCACACCCGGGGCATGGGCGTGTACGCCCGCCGCCACGGCACGCCGCTCTATCTCACGGCCGGCACGCGGCGCGCCTGCGCGAGGCTGCTGCGCGGCGGGGAGCCGGTGAAGGAGTATCGGGCCGGCCACCCCTTCCTGATCGGCGACCTTCGCGTGGAGCCCTTCGTGACGGTGCACGACGCCGCCGACCCGGTGGGGGTGGCACTGGTCGACGTGGCGACCGGGTGCCGACTGGGGGTGGCCACCGACCTGGGGCGGCCCACGGCGGGCATCCGTCACGCGCTTTCGGGCTGCCATCTTCTGGTGCTGGAGGCCAACCACGACGAGGCGTTGCTGCACGCCGCTCCCTACCCCTGGTCGGTGAAGGCGCGGATCGCCTCGAGCCACGGGCATCTCAGTAACGAGGCGGCGGCCCGCTTCGCCGTCGAACTGCTCCACGACGAACTCGTCGCGGTGGTGCTCGCGCACCTCTCGCGCGAATCGAACGATCCGCGACTCGCGGCCGACGTGGTGGGACGCACGCTGCGGAAGGCGGGGTATGGGGGCCACCTCGAGGTGGCGCTGCAGGACGAGCCGACCGCCGTGCTCGATCTGGTGGAGCTGCGGCGCGGCAGCGGCCCGCGTCAGCTCACCTTTCTCTGA
- a CDS encoding putative sugar nucleotidyl transferase, whose translation MHADAVAVLFDDARARRWSPFAETRPVGEIRFGSSLLRERVERLSGRRCAAHLAGAHLAGWDEPDAPPAVAEEQIDTSVHRLYWSSRAAALRLPALPLDRRVALRVGDAVVGWGVPAGDPGPSAEQMARPELHPDDEVLAVEADLLAWPWTLVARCMGRLALDLAEAHDAARDPGALPGVHRLGDHPLHLEEGASIGPGVVLDLRAGPIRLEAGAEVDGPARLTGPLHLGPGSLVFGGSLARVATGPVCKLRGEIADSVFLGYANKAHDGYLGHALVGRWVNLGANTTNSDLKNSYGSVRVTLPHGRVDTNLMKVGAFLGDHVKTGIGTLLTTGGMVGAGSNVFGGGPAAPAYLPAFSWSSAAGVEPFRFDKFVEIAQAAMARRDKTLTPGVESVLRRLRASVHGA comes from the coding sequence ATGCACGCTGACGCCGTCGCGGTGCTCTTCGACGACGCCCGGGCGCGCCGCTGGTCGCCCTTCGCCGAGACCCGACCCGTGGGCGAAATCCGGTTCGGTTCCTCGCTGCTGCGGGAGCGGGTCGAACGTCTCTCCGGCCGACGCTGCGCGGCGCACCTCGCGGGGGCGCACCTGGCCGGTTGGGACGAGCCCGACGCCCCACCCGCGGTGGCGGAGGAGCAGATCGACACCTCCGTGCACCGGCTCTACTGGTCGTCGCGCGCCGCCGCACTCCGGCTCCCCGCCCTGCCCCTGGATCGCCGCGTGGCGTTGCGGGTGGGCGACGCGGTAGTGGGATGGGGCGTGCCGGCGGGAGACCCCGGGCCGTCGGCCGAGCAGATGGCCCGCCCCGAGCTCCACCCCGACGACGAGGTCCTCGCCGTGGAGGCCGACCTGCTGGCCTGGCCCTGGACGCTGGTGGCCCGGTGCATGGGTCGCCTGGCGCTCGACCTCGCCGAGGCTCACGATGCCGCGCGCGACCCTGGAGCGTTGCCCGGCGTGCACCGGCTCGGCGACCACCCGCTGCATCTCGAAGAGGGCGCGTCGATCGGCCCGGGCGTTGTGCTCGACCTCCGCGCGGGCCCGATCCGTCTCGAGGCCGGGGCGGAGGTCGACGGACCCGCGCGGCTCACCGGGCCCCTGCACCTCGGGCCCGGCTCGCTCGTGTTCGGCGGATCCCTCGCGCGGGTGGCCACCGGCCCCGTCTGCAAGCTCCGCGGCGAGATCGCCGACTCGGTCTTCCTCGGATACGCCAACAAGGCCCACGACGGCTACCTCGGGCATGCGCTCGTGGGCCGCTGGGTGAACCTGGGGGCGAACACCACCAACTCCGACCTCAAGAACAGCTACGGGTCGGTTCGGGTCACGCTGCCGCACGGGCGGGTCGACACGAACCTGATGAAGGTGGGCGCCTTTCTCGGGGACCACGTGAAGACCGGGATCGGCACCCTGCTCACCACGGGGGGCATGGTCGGCGCCGGCTCGAACGTCTTCGGAGGCGGTCCGGCGGCGCCCGCCTACCTGCCGGCCTTCTCCTGGTCGAGCGCGGCCGGCGTGGAGCCGTTCCGGTTCGACAAGTTCGTCGAGATCGCCCAGGCCGCCATGGCCCGTCGCGACAAGACGCTCACCCCCGGGGTGGAGTCGGTGCTGCGCCGGCTGCGGGCCTCCGTTCACGGAGCCTGA
- a CDS encoding response regulator has translation MGPSSDAESPRRRVLLADDEPHIRRVLETLLESSGFDVRSVDNGAAALALLDDPSERFDFVLSDLMMPERSGIEVLEGLRAMEHRAGTPVVILTAKGQDADRQRAFALGAADFLTKPFSPRKLIARIVEILDAR, from the coding sequence ATGGGCCCATCTTCCGACGCGGAGTCCCCCCGACGCCGTGTGCTGCTCGCCGACGACGAGCCCCACATCCGTCGGGTGCTCGAGACCCTGCTCGAGAGCTCCGGGTTCGATGTGCGCTCCGTCGACAACGGCGCGGCCGCCCTCGCTCTTCTCGACGATCCCTCCGAGCGGTTCGACTTCGTGCTCAGCGACCTGATGATGCCCGAGCGTTCGGGGATCGAGGTGCTCGAGGGTCTGCGCGCCATGGAGCACCGGGCCGGCACCCCGGTCGTGATCCTCACCGCCAAGGGCCAGGACGCCGATCGTCAGCGCGCCTTCGCGCTCGGCGCCGCCGACTTCCTCACCAAGCCGTTCAGTCCCCGCAAGCTGATCGCCCGGATCGTGGAGATCCTCGATGCACGCTGA
- the serS gene encoding serine--tRNA ligase, with translation MLDIKRLRDDRDGVVAALDRRGDSFGETIDRALALDARRRDALTEVNDLKARRNAVSREVGTRKRAGEDADDLIAEMREVGDAIDALDAAAKEAETSLHDLLLHIPNTPLDEVPAGGEEANRVVGDGGAEPAFDFTPKPHWELGEDLGILDLPGGARVSGSGFPVLRGAGARLQRGLINFFLDRHVERNGYTEVRIPYLVHRSAMTGTGQLPKFAEDSYHIERDDLWLIPTAEVPVTNLESESLLEADRIPLHLTACSPCFRREAGAAGKDTRGLLRVHQFDKVELVRYERPEESRAALEDLTRQAEELLTDLGLRWRRVLLAGGDLGFSSALTFDLEVWAPGVESWLEVSSCSVFTDYQARRAGLRFRPAPGEKPEYVHTLNGSALALPRTVAALLETHQEADGSVRIPEVLQPWVGMDRIAVAS, from the coding sequence ATGCTCGACATCAAGCGACTGCGGGACGATCGCGACGGCGTGGTGGCCGCCCTCGATCGGCGCGGCGATTCCTTCGGCGAGACGATCGACCGGGCCCTCGCCCTCGACGCCCGCCGGCGCGACGCCCTGACCGAGGTGAACGACCTGAAGGCGCGCCGCAATGCGGTGAGCCGCGAGGTCGGTACCCGGAAGCGGGCGGGGGAGGACGCCGACGACCTCATCGCCGAGATGCGTGAGGTGGGCGACGCGATCGACGCCCTCGACGCCGCGGCGAAGGAGGCCGAGACGTCGTTGCACGACCTGCTGCTGCACATTCCGAACACCCCGCTGGACGAGGTGCCGGCGGGGGGGGAGGAGGCCAACCGGGTAGTGGGCGACGGGGGCGCGGAGCCCGCCTTCGACTTCACCCCGAAGCCGCACTGGGAGCTGGGCGAGGATCTCGGAATTCTCGACCTTCCCGGGGGCGCCCGGGTGTCGGGGTCGGGCTTTCCCGTGCTGCGGGGAGCCGGCGCGCGTCTTCAGCGCGGCCTGATCAACTTCTTTCTCGACCGTCACGTCGAGCGGAACGGGTACACCGAGGTGCGGATCCCGTATCTCGTGCACCGCTCCGCCATGACCGGCACCGGTCAGCTACCCAAGTTCGCCGAGGACTCGTATCACATCGAGCGCGACGATCTCTGGCTGATCCCCACGGCGGAGGTCCCGGTCACCAACCTGGAGTCGGAGTCGCTGCTCGAGGCCGACCGGATCCCGCTGCACCTCACCGCATGCTCGCCCTGCTTCCGTCGCGAGGCGGGGGCGGCCGGGAAGGACACCCGCGGGCTGCTGCGCGTGCACCAGTTCGACAAGGTGGAGCTCGTGCGGTACGAGCGCCCCGAGGAGAGCCGGGCGGCGCTCGAGGATCTCACGCGGCAGGCCGAGGAACTGCTGACCGACCTCGGACTGCGGTGGCGGCGGGTCCTGCTCGCCGGTGGTGACCTGGGCTTCTCGTCGGCACTCACCTTCGACCTCGAGGTGTGGGCGCCCGGGGTGGAGAGCTGGCTCGAGGTGTCGAGCTGCTCGGTGTTCACCGATTATCAGGCGCGGCGCGCGGGCCTTCGCTTTCGACCGGCCCCGGGTGAGAAGCCGGAGTACGTGCACACGCTCAACGGCTCGGCGCTGGCGCTTCCGCGCACCGTGGCCGCTCTGCTCGAGACGCACCAGGAGGCCGACGGGTCGGTGCGGATCCCCGAGGTCCTGCAGCCCTGGGTGGGGATGGATCGGATCGCGGTCGCGTCATGA